GCGGGGGATTTTCTTCCAGACGGGTGATGCTCGCATCGAGATCGCGATGTTCGCTCTTGAGTTCTTCGAGTAGCGCCTCCAGGGCTTGCGGATCGTCGGGCAGGGTCATATGGGCCATCCTAATCTTGAGCCCGGGATTTGGCAATCGGGCCGATAAAATACGCAGAATCTGCTTTGGCGATA
This genomic interval from Sulfuricystis multivorans contains the following:
- a CDS encoding YdcH family protein, with the translated sequence MTLPDDPQALEALLEELKSEHRDLDASITRLEENPPHDELLLRRMKKRKLLLKDRIAAVERLLGPDLIA